From the Serinus canaria isolate serCan28SL12 chromosome 21, serCan2020, whole genome shotgun sequence genome, one window contains:
- the ECE1 gene encoding endothelin-converting enzyme 1 isoform X2 codes for MSTYKRATLDDEDPLESLGDNDGYPNGFQVNFRGSRGSRGCWAERTRAEKQLVVLVGVLAVLLVACLLGLIFQYRAKPPAVCLSEACISITSSILNSLDRTVNPCEDFFSYACGGWIKANPLPDGHSRWGTFNNLWEHNQAIMKHLLENTTANVSSEAERKAQRYYQACMNESKIEELRATPLMELIQKLGGWNITGTCAGDNFNETLREVTAHYRTSPFFSVYVSADSKNSNSNIIQVDQSGLGLPSRDYYLNKTENEKVLAGYLNYMVQLGMFLGGTDEESTRQQMQQILDFETALANITIPQEKHRDEEVIYHKMTVGELKELAPAVDWMPFLSTVFYPVELNESEPVVVYAKEYLEQVSDLIMATDKCLLNNYMIWNLVRKTSPLLDQRFRDAEEKFMEVMYGTKKSCLPRWKFCISDTDNNLGFALGAMFVKATFAEDSKQVAEEMIAEIKTAFEESLETLQWMDEETRKSAKEKADAIYNMIGYPKFIMDPKELDKVFNDYEAVSDLYFENVMQFYNFSARVTADQLRKPPNRDQWSMTPPTVNAYYSPTKNEIVFPAGILQAPFYTRASPKSLNFGGIGVVVGHELTHAFDDQGREYDKDGNLRPWWKNSSVEAFKHQTACMVEQYGNYTVNGEAVNGKHTLGENIADNGGLKAAYRAYQNWLKKNGDEETLPTLGLTNYQLFFVGFAQVWCSVRTPESSHEGLITDPHSPSRFRVIGTVSNSQEFAEHFSCPPGSPMNPLKKCEVW; via the exons ATGTCGACCTACAAGCGGGCGACGCTGGACGATGAAGACCCCTTGGAGTCCCTTGGTGACAATGATGGATACCCCAATGGCTTTCAG GTGAACTTCCGCGGCTCGCGGGGCAGCCGGGGCTGCTGGGCCGAGCGGACGCGTGCTGAGAAAcagctggtggtgctggtgggggtgctggcagtgctgctcgTGGCCTGTCTGCTGGGACTCATCTTCCAGTACAGAGCCA aGCCACCTGCTGTGTGCCTGTCAGAAGCCTGCATCTCCATCACCAGCTCCATCCTCAACTCGCTGGACCGCACGGTGAATCCCTGTGAGGACTTCTTCAGCTATGCCTGCGGGGGCTGGATCAAGGCTAATCCGCTCCCCGATGGTCACTCGCGCTGGGGCACCTTCAACAACCTCTGGGAACACAACCAGGCCATCATGAAGCACCTGCTGG AGAACACCACAGCCAATGTGTCCAGCGAGGCAGAGCGCAAGGCACAGCGCTATTACCAAGCCTGCATGAATGAGAGCAAGATCGAAGAACTGCGTGCCACCCCGCTCATGGAACTCATCCAAAAG CTGGGTGGCTGGAACATCACAGGTACCTGTGCCGGTGACAACTTCAACGAGACGCTGCGGGAGGTGACGGCGCATTATCGCACCTCGCCCTTCTTTTCCGTCTACGTCAGCGCCGACTCCAAGAACTCCAACAGCAACATCATCCAGGTGGATCAGTCGGGGCTGGGCCTGCCATCGCGGGATTACTACCTGAACAAGACGGAGAACGAGAAG GTGCTCGCTGGGTACCTGAACTACATGGTGCAACTGGGGATGTTCCTGGGAGGCACCGATGAGGAGTCAACGCGGCAGCAGATGCAGCAGATCCTGGACTTTGAGACAGCCTTGGCCAACATCACCATCCCGCAGGAGAAGCACCGGGATGAGGAGGTCATCTACCATAAAATGACAGTGGGAGAACTAAAG GAGCTGGCACCGGCTGTGGACTGGATGCCCTTCCTCTCCACGGTCTTCTACCCCGTGGAGCTCAATGAGTCAGAGCCCGTTGTGGTCTATGCCAAGGAGTACCTGGAGCAGGTCTCTGACCTCATTATGGCCACGGATAAGTG TCTCCTCAACAACTACATGATCTGGAACCTGGTGCGGAAAACCAGCCCACTCCTTGACCAGCGCTTCCGGgatgctgaagaaaaatttatGGAAGTGATGTATGGGACGAAGAAG agctgcctcccgCGCTGGAAGTTTTGCATCAGTGACACGGACAACAACCTGGGCTTCGCTCTGGGGGCCATGTTTGTCAAGGCCACCTTTGCTGAGGACAGCAAGCAGGTG GCGGAGGAAATGATCGCAGAGATTAAAACTGCCTTCGAGGAAAGCCTGGAGACCCTGCAGTGGATGGATGAAGAGACGAGGAAATCAGCCAAAGAGAAG GCAGATGCCATCTACAACATGATTGGCTATCCCAAATTCATCATGGACCCCAAGGAGCTGGATAAAGTGTTTAATGAC TATGAGGCTGTGTCCGACCTCTATTTTGAGAATGTCATGCAGTTTTACAACTTCTCAGCCAGGGTCACGGCTGACCAGCTCCGGAAACCGCCAAACCGGGACCA ATGGAGCATGACGCCTCCGACAGTCAACGCGTACTACTCTCCCACCAAGAATGAGATTGTCTTCCCTGCCGGCATCCTCCAGGCCCCCTTTTACACCCGTGCGTCCCCCAA GTCCCTGAATTTTGGTGGGATTGGCGTGGTGGTGGGCCATGAGTTGACACATGCCTTCGATGACCAAG GCCGGGAATATGACAAAGATGGCAACCTGCGTCCCTGGTGGAAGAATTCCTCTGTGGAGGCCTTCAAGCATCAGACAGCGTGCATGGTGGAGCAGTATGGCAACTACACTGTCAACGGTGAGGCAGTCAATGGCAAGCACACCCTCGGGGAGAACATCGCTGACAACGGGGGCCTCAAGGCCGCCTACCGG GCATATCAAAACTGGCTGAAAAAGAACGGAGATGAAGAAACCCTCCCAACTCTCGGCCTCACCAACTACCAGCTCTTCTTCGTTGGCTTTGCACAG GTGTGGTGCTCAGTTCGCACACCAGAGAGCTCGCACGAGGGGCTCATCACCgacccccacagcccctcacgATTCCGCGTCATCGGCACCGTCTCCAACTCCCAGGAGTTCGCGGAGCACTTCAGCTGCCCCCCGGGCTCCCCCATGAACCCCCTCAAGAAGTGTGAAGTCTGGTGA
- the ECE1 gene encoding endothelin-converting enzyme 1 isoform X1: MMSTYKRATLDDEDPLESLGDNDGYPNGFQVNFRGSRGSRGCWAERTRAEKQLVVLVGVLAVLLVACLLGLIFQYRAKPPAVCLSEACISITSSILNSLDRTVNPCEDFFSYACGGWIKANPLPDGHSRWGTFNNLWEHNQAIMKHLLENTTANVSSEAERKAQRYYQACMNESKIEELRATPLMELIQKLGGWNITGTCAGDNFNETLREVTAHYRTSPFFSVYVSADSKNSNSNIIQVDQSGLGLPSRDYYLNKTENEKVLAGYLNYMVQLGMFLGGTDEESTRQQMQQILDFETALANITIPQEKHRDEEVIYHKMTVGELKELAPAVDWMPFLSTVFYPVELNESEPVVVYAKEYLEQVSDLIMATDKCLLNNYMIWNLVRKTSPLLDQRFRDAEEKFMEVMYGTKKSCLPRWKFCISDTDNNLGFALGAMFVKATFAEDSKQVAEEMIAEIKTAFEESLETLQWMDEETRKSAKEKADAIYNMIGYPKFIMDPKELDKVFNDYEAVSDLYFENVMQFYNFSARVTADQLRKPPNRDQWSMTPPTVNAYYSPTKNEIVFPAGILQAPFYTRASPKSLNFGGIGVVVGHELTHAFDDQGREYDKDGNLRPWWKNSSVEAFKHQTACMVEQYGNYTVNGEAVNGKHTLGENIADNGGLKAAYRAYQNWLKKNGDEETLPTLGLTNYQLFFVGFAQVWCSVRTPESSHEGLITDPHSPSRFRVIGTVSNSQEFAEHFSCPPGSPMNPLKKCEVW, from the exons ATG ATGTCGACCTACAAGCGGGCGACGCTGGACGATGAAGACCCCTTGGAGTCCCTTGGTGACAATGATGGATACCCCAATGGCTTTCAG GTGAACTTCCGCGGCTCGCGGGGCAGCCGGGGCTGCTGGGCCGAGCGGACGCGTGCTGAGAAAcagctggtggtgctggtgggggtgctggcagtgctgctcgTGGCCTGTCTGCTGGGACTCATCTTCCAGTACAGAGCCA aGCCACCTGCTGTGTGCCTGTCAGAAGCCTGCATCTCCATCACCAGCTCCATCCTCAACTCGCTGGACCGCACGGTGAATCCCTGTGAGGACTTCTTCAGCTATGCCTGCGGGGGCTGGATCAAGGCTAATCCGCTCCCCGATGGTCACTCGCGCTGGGGCACCTTCAACAACCTCTGGGAACACAACCAGGCCATCATGAAGCACCTGCTGG AGAACACCACAGCCAATGTGTCCAGCGAGGCAGAGCGCAAGGCACAGCGCTATTACCAAGCCTGCATGAATGAGAGCAAGATCGAAGAACTGCGTGCCACCCCGCTCATGGAACTCATCCAAAAG CTGGGTGGCTGGAACATCACAGGTACCTGTGCCGGTGACAACTTCAACGAGACGCTGCGGGAGGTGACGGCGCATTATCGCACCTCGCCCTTCTTTTCCGTCTACGTCAGCGCCGACTCCAAGAACTCCAACAGCAACATCATCCAGGTGGATCAGTCGGGGCTGGGCCTGCCATCGCGGGATTACTACCTGAACAAGACGGAGAACGAGAAG GTGCTCGCTGGGTACCTGAACTACATGGTGCAACTGGGGATGTTCCTGGGAGGCACCGATGAGGAGTCAACGCGGCAGCAGATGCAGCAGATCCTGGACTTTGAGACAGCCTTGGCCAACATCACCATCCCGCAGGAGAAGCACCGGGATGAGGAGGTCATCTACCATAAAATGACAGTGGGAGAACTAAAG GAGCTGGCACCGGCTGTGGACTGGATGCCCTTCCTCTCCACGGTCTTCTACCCCGTGGAGCTCAATGAGTCAGAGCCCGTTGTGGTCTATGCCAAGGAGTACCTGGAGCAGGTCTCTGACCTCATTATGGCCACGGATAAGTG TCTCCTCAACAACTACATGATCTGGAACCTGGTGCGGAAAACCAGCCCACTCCTTGACCAGCGCTTCCGGgatgctgaagaaaaatttatGGAAGTGATGTATGGGACGAAGAAG agctgcctcccgCGCTGGAAGTTTTGCATCAGTGACACGGACAACAACCTGGGCTTCGCTCTGGGGGCCATGTTTGTCAAGGCCACCTTTGCTGAGGACAGCAAGCAGGTG GCGGAGGAAATGATCGCAGAGATTAAAACTGCCTTCGAGGAAAGCCTGGAGACCCTGCAGTGGATGGATGAAGAGACGAGGAAATCAGCCAAAGAGAAG GCAGATGCCATCTACAACATGATTGGCTATCCCAAATTCATCATGGACCCCAAGGAGCTGGATAAAGTGTTTAATGAC TATGAGGCTGTGTCCGACCTCTATTTTGAGAATGTCATGCAGTTTTACAACTTCTCAGCCAGGGTCACGGCTGACCAGCTCCGGAAACCGCCAAACCGGGACCA ATGGAGCATGACGCCTCCGACAGTCAACGCGTACTACTCTCCCACCAAGAATGAGATTGTCTTCCCTGCCGGCATCCTCCAGGCCCCCTTTTACACCCGTGCGTCCCCCAA GTCCCTGAATTTTGGTGGGATTGGCGTGGTGGTGGGCCATGAGTTGACACATGCCTTCGATGACCAAG GCCGGGAATATGACAAAGATGGCAACCTGCGTCCCTGGTGGAAGAATTCCTCTGTGGAGGCCTTCAAGCATCAGACAGCGTGCATGGTGGAGCAGTATGGCAACTACACTGTCAACGGTGAGGCAGTCAATGGCAAGCACACCCTCGGGGAGAACATCGCTGACAACGGGGGCCTCAAGGCCGCCTACCGG GCATATCAAAACTGGCTGAAAAAGAACGGAGATGAAGAAACCCTCCCAACTCTCGGCCTCACCAACTACCAGCTCTTCTTCGTTGGCTTTGCACAG GTGTGGTGCTCAGTTCGCACACCAGAGAGCTCGCACGAGGGGCTCATCACCgacccccacagcccctcacgATTCCGCGTCATCGGCACCGTCTCCAACTCCCAGGAGTTCGCGGAGCACTTCAGCTGCCCCCCGGGCTCCCCCATGAACCCCCTCAAGAAGTGTGAAGTCTGGTGA
- the ALPL gene encoding alkaline phosphatase, tissue-nonspecific isozyme, translated as MKALFVLLLAQLCSASVVPEREKNPEYWRRQAQETLQNALRLQRLNQNVAKNLILFLGDGMGVSTVTAARILKGQMHGQGEESLLEMDKFPFVALAKTYNTNAQVPDSAGTATAYLCGVKANEGTLGVSAGVTRDRCNTTKGQEVTSILRWAKEAGKAVGIVTTTRVTHATPSAAYAHSANRDWYSDGEMPPDALEGGCKDIARQLVENIPDIEVILGGGRKYMYPRNVSDVEYPHEEKQRGTRLDGRNLVQAWQEAKPRGKVAEYVWHRRGLLALNLTRVDFLLGLFEPGDMMYELDRNNDTDPSLSEMVSVAIRMLQKNPRGFFLLVEGGRIDHGHHEGKAKQALHEAVELDRAIGLATRLTSTQDTLSVVTADHSHVFTFGGYTPRGNPIFGLAPMQSDVDRKPFTSILYGNGPGYKIVAGERENVSAVDFAHADYQAQSAVPLRQETHGGEDVAVFARGPMAHLLHGVHEQNYIPHAMAYAACIGSNRGHCNAAARPATPLLLPFLGLLLLLC; from the exons ATGAAGGCTCTGTTCGTCCTCCTCCTCGCCCAGCTCTGCTCGGCATCGGTGGTCCCGG agagggagaagaacCCCGAGTACTGGCGGCGGCAGGCGCAGGAGACCCTGCAGAACGCGCTGCGGCTCCAGCGCCTCAACCAGAACGTGGCCAAGAACCTCATCCTCTTCCTGGGGGACG GAATGGGCGTCTCCACGGTCACGGCCGCCCGCATCCTCAAAGGGCAGATGCACGGGCAGGGCGAGGAGAGCCTGCTGGAGATGGACAAGTTCCCCTTCGTGGCCCTGGCCAAG ACCTACAACACCAACGCCCAGGTGCCCGACAGTGCGGGCACAGCCACCGCCTACCTCTGCGGTGTCAAAGCAAAcgaggggacactgggggtcAGTGCCGGTGTCACCCGGGACCGCTGCAACACCACCAAGGGCCAGGAGGTGACCTCCATCCTCCGCTGGGCCAAGGAGGCAG GCAAGGCTGTGGGCATTGTCACCACCACGCGTGTGACCCACGCCACGCCCAGCGCTGCCTACGCCCACTCTGCCAACCGCGACTGGTACTCGGATGGGGAGATGCCCCCGGACGCCCTGGAGGGGGGCTGCAAGGACATCGCCCGGCAGCTGGTGGAGAACATCCCTGACATCGAG GTGATCCTGGGTGGAGGGCGGAAATATATGTACCCCAGAAATGTCAGTGATGTGGAATATCCCCACGAGGAGAAGCAGCGGGGCACCCGCCTGGACGGCAGGAACCTCGTCCAGGCGTGGCAGGAGGCCAAGCCCCGCGGCAAG GTTGCTGAGTACGTGTGGCACCGGCGAGGGCTGCTGGCGCTCAACCTCACCCGTGTCGACTTCCTGCTGG gcctcTTCGAGCCAGGGGACATGATGTACGAGCTGGACAGGAACAACGATACAGACCCGTCCCTCAGCGAGATGGTGTCCGTGGCCATCAGAATGCTCCAGAAAAATCCCCGAGGGTTCTTCCTCCTGGTTGAAG GCGGCCGCATTGACCACGGGCACCACGAGGGGAAGGCAAAGCAGGCGCTGCACGAGGCGGTGGAGCTGGACAGGGCCATCGGGCTGGCCACGCGCCTCACGTCCACCCAGGACACGCTCAGCGTCGTCACCGCCGACCACTCGCACGTCTTCACCTTCGGCGGCTACACCCCCCGCGGGAATCCCATCTTTG GTCTGGCCCCGATGCAGAGCGACGTGGACCGCAAACCGTTTACCTCCATCCTCTACGGCAACGGCCCCGGTTATAAAATTGTGGCGGGCGAACGAGAAAACGTCTCTGCTGTGGATTTCG caCACGCCGATTACCAGGCACAGTCGGCCGTGCCGCTGCGGCAGGAGACCCACGGCGGCGAGGATGTGGCCGTGTTCGCCCGTGGTCCCATGGCCCACCTGCTGCACGGGGTCCACGAGCAGAACTACATCCCCCACGCCATGGCTTACGCCGCCTGCATCGGCTCCAACCGAGGCCACTGCAACGCCGCAGCCCGCCCCGCcacccccctgctcctgcccttcctcggcctcctcctcctcctctgctaa
- the RAP1GAP gene encoding rap1 GTPase-activating protein 1 isoform X2, producing the protein MAQQRHAIPPPLKTEEDYIPYPSVHEVLGREGPFPLILLPQFGGYWIEGTNHQLSGAPDSPPTPVPGTRAKLEGNHTAKIYRKHFLGKEHFNYYSLDPALGHLVFSLKYDEQEHLHLLLRTRARTLHDVVPISCLAEFPNVVQMAKLVCEDVNVDRFYPVLYPKASRLILAFDEHVLSNHFKFGVIYQKLGQTSEEELFGTTEESPAFAEFLDVLGQRVQLRDFKGFRGGLDVTHGQTGSESVYCHFRDKEIMFHVSTKLPYTEGDAQQLQRKRHIGNDIVAIVFQDENTPFVPDMIASNFLHAFVVVQLEQGGTQGTLYKVSVTARDDVPFFGPPLPDPAVFRKGPEFQEFLLTKLINAEYACYRAEKFAKLEERTRAALLETLHEELQARSQAMLGLSPDDERPDNGGAAPGFFESFKSLLVPGSRRGRRGSAIGLGSVEEVGTSLSPLGVSPIPGVPPVNGAPQALLVPGKSPSRRRPGPLGSRRSSAIGIESIQEAPAGRRAARLRGATATPSLIPPGRMTPPGPPQAAAHLTPPALRSKFSWSSPPRTRAHSHPPICGGVTASPPSVCHPRARS; encoded by the exons atggCCCAGCAGCGCCATGCCATCCCCCCGCCGCTCAAG ACGGAGGAGGATTACATCCCCTACCCCAGCGTGCACGAG GTGCTGGGCCGGGAGGGGCCGTTCCCCCTCATCCTCCTGCCACAATTCGGGGGTTACTGGATTGAGGGCACCAACCACCAGCTGAGCGGGGCCCCCGACTCGCCCCCCACCCCAGTACCCGGCACCCGGGCAAAGCTGGAGGGCAACCACACGGCCAAGATCTACCGCAAGCACTTCCTGGGCAAG gagcACTTCAACTACTACTCCCTGGACCCGGCGCTGGGACACCTGGTCTTCTCCCTCAAGTACGACGAGCAGGAGCACCTCCACCTGCTGCTGCG CACCCGTGCCCGCACCCTGCACGATGTGGTGCCCATCTCCTGCCTGGCCGAGTTCCCCAATGTGGTGCAGATGGCCAAG ctggTGTGCGAGGACGTCAACGTGGATCGCTTCTACCCCGTGCTCTATCCCAAG GCATCCCGCCTCATCCTCGCCTTTGATGAGCACGTGCTCAGCAACCACTTCAAATTTGGGGTCATCTACCAAAAACTGGGGCAG ACCTCCGAGGAGGAGCTTTTCGGCACCACGGAGGAGAGCCCGGCCTTCGCCGAATTCCTCGACGTTCTGGGTCAGCGGGTGCAGCTGCGGGACTTCAAGGG GTTCCGAGGGGGGCTGGATGTGACCCACGGACAGACGGGCAGCGAGTCAGTCTACTGCCACTTCCGTGACAAGGAGATCATGTTCCACGTCTCCACCAAACTGCCCTACACCGAGGGGGACGCCCAGCAG CTACAGCGGAAGCGTCACATCGGCAACGACATCGTGGCCATCGTCTTCCAGGACGAGAACACCCCCTTCGTCCCCGACATGATCGCCTCCAACTTCCTCCACGCCTTCGTGgtggtgcagctggagcaggggggcACCCAGGGCACCCTCTACAAG GTCTCCGTCACCGCCCGTGACGACGTGCCCTTCTTCGGCCCGCCGCTGCCCGACCCCGCCGTCTTCAGGAAG GGCCCCGAGTTCCAGGAGTTCCTGCTGACCAAGCTCATCAACGCCGAGTACGCCTGCTACCGCGCCGAGAAGTTCGCCAAGCTGGAG GAGCGGACGCGGGCTGCGCTGCTGGAGACGCTGCACGAGGAGCTGCAGGCGCGCAGCCAGGCCatgctggggctcagccccgACGACGAACGGCCCGACAACGGCGGCGCCGCCCCGGGCTTCTTCGAGTCCTTCAAG TCGCTGCTGGTGCCCGGGAGCCGCCGGGGACGCCGCGGCAGCGCCATCGGGCTGGGCTCGGTGGAAGAGGTGGGTACCTCGCTGTCCCCCCTCGGTGTCTCCCCGAtccccggtgtccccccggTTAACGGCGCCCCGCAGGCGCTGCTGGTGCCCGGGAAGAGCCCGTCACGGCGGCGGCCCGGCCCCCTCGGCTCCCGCCGCTCCAGCGCCATCGGCATCGAGAGCATCCAGGAGGCGCCGGCCGGCAG GAGAGCCGCTCGCCTTCGGGGAGCCACCGCGACGCCTTCACTGATACCCCCTGGCCGGATGAcacccccgggacccccccaG GCCGCCGCCCACCTGACCCCCCCTGCCCTGAGATCAAaattcagctggagcagccccccCCGAACCCG GGCTCATAGTCACCCCCCGATCTGCGGGGGTGTCACTGCTTCACCCCCCTCTGTGTGCCACCCCCGTGCCAGGAGCTGA
- the RAP1GAP gene encoding rap1 GTPase-activating protein 1 isoform X1 translates to MAQQRHAIPPPLKTEEDYIPYPSVHEVLGREGPFPLILLPQFGGYWIEGTNHQLSGAPDSPPTPVPGTRAKLEGNHTAKIYRKHFLGKEHFNYYSLDPALGHLVFSLKYDEQEHLHLLLRTRARTLHDVVPISCLAEFPNVVQMAKLVCEDVNVDRFYPVLYPKASRLILAFDEHVLSNHFKFGVIYQKLGQTSEEELFGTTEESPAFAEFLDVLGQRVQLRDFKGFRGGLDVTHGQTGSESVYCHFRDKEIMFHVSTKLPYTEGDAQQLQRKRHIGNDIVAIVFQDENTPFVPDMIASNFLHAFVVVQLEQGGTQGTLYKVSVTARDDVPFFGPPLPDPAVFRKGPEFQEFLLTKLINAEYACYRAEKFAKLEERTRAALLETLHEELQARSQAMLGLSPDDERPDNGGAAPGFFESFKSLLVPGSRRGRRGSAIGLGSVEEVGTSLSPLGVSPIPGVPPVNGAPQALLVPGKSPSRRRPGPLGSRRSSAIGIESIQEAPAGRDGPGAADGSSSTHSSPESRRNPDRAEKPEPPDFSRSSSSASSFGSAAEEPGEPGRESRSPSGSHRDAFTDTPWPDDTPGTPPGRRPPDPPCPEIKIQLEQPPPNPGS, encoded by the exons atggCCCAGCAGCGCCATGCCATCCCCCCGCCGCTCAAG ACGGAGGAGGATTACATCCCCTACCCCAGCGTGCACGAG GTGCTGGGCCGGGAGGGGCCGTTCCCCCTCATCCTCCTGCCACAATTCGGGGGTTACTGGATTGAGGGCACCAACCACCAGCTGAGCGGGGCCCCCGACTCGCCCCCCACCCCAGTACCCGGCACCCGGGCAAAGCTGGAGGGCAACCACACGGCCAAGATCTACCGCAAGCACTTCCTGGGCAAG gagcACTTCAACTACTACTCCCTGGACCCGGCGCTGGGACACCTGGTCTTCTCCCTCAAGTACGACGAGCAGGAGCACCTCCACCTGCTGCTGCG CACCCGTGCCCGCACCCTGCACGATGTGGTGCCCATCTCCTGCCTGGCCGAGTTCCCCAATGTGGTGCAGATGGCCAAG ctggTGTGCGAGGACGTCAACGTGGATCGCTTCTACCCCGTGCTCTATCCCAAG GCATCCCGCCTCATCCTCGCCTTTGATGAGCACGTGCTCAGCAACCACTTCAAATTTGGGGTCATCTACCAAAAACTGGGGCAG ACCTCCGAGGAGGAGCTTTTCGGCACCACGGAGGAGAGCCCGGCCTTCGCCGAATTCCTCGACGTTCTGGGTCAGCGGGTGCAGCTGCGGGACTTCAAGGG GTTCCGAGGGGGGCTGGATGTGACCCACGGACAGACGGGCAGCGAGTCAGTCTACTGCCACTTCCGTGACAAGGAGATCATGTTCCACGTCTCCACCAAACTGCCCTACACCGAGGGGGACGCCCAGCAG CTACAGCGGAAGCGTCACATCGGCAACGACATCGTGGCCATCGTCTTCCAGGACGAGAACACCCCCTTCGTCCCCGACATGATCGCCTCCAACTTCCTCCACGCCTTCGTGgtggtgcagctggagcaggggggcACCCAGGGCACCCTCTACAAG GTCTCCGTCACCGCCCGTGACGACGTGCCCTTCTTCGGCCCGCCGCTGCCCGACCCCGCCGTCTTCAGGAAG GGCCCCGAGTTCCAGGAGTTCCTGCTGACCAAGCTCATCAACGCCGAGTACGCCTGCTACCGCGCCGAGAAGTTCGCCAAGCTGGAG GAGCGGACGCGGGCTGCGCTGCTGGAGACGCTGCACGAGGAGCTGCAGGCGCGCAGCCAGGCCatgctggggctcagccccgACGACGAACGGCCCGACAACGGCGGCGCCGCCCCGGGCTTCTTCGAGTCCTTCAAG TCGCTGCTGGTGCCCGGGAGCCGCCGGGGACGCCGCGGCAGCGCCATCGGGCTGGGCTCGGTGGAAGAGGTGGGTACCTCGCTGTCCCCCCTCGGTGTCTCCCCGAtccccggtgtccccccggTTAACGGCGCCCCGCAGGCGCTGCTGGTGCCCGGGAAGAGCCCGTCACGGCGGCGGCCCGGCCCCCTCGGCTCCCGCCGCTCCAGCGCCATCGGCATCGAGAGCATCCAGGAGGCGCCGGCCGGCAG GGACGGCCCCGGAGCCGCCGACGGCTCCAGCTCCACACACAGCTCCCCCGAGAGCCGCCGGAACCCCGACAG ggctgagaaGCCGGAGCCGCCGGATTTCTCCCGCTCCTCCTCCAGCGCCAGCAGCTTCGGCAGCGCCGCGGAGGAGCCCGGCGAGCCGGGACGG GAGAGCCGCTCGCCTTCGGGGAGCCACCGCGACGCCTTCACTGATACCCCCTGGCCGGATGAcacccccgggacccccccaG GCCGCCGCCCACCTGACCCCCCCTGCCCTGAGATCAAaattcagctggagcagccccccCCGAACCCG GGCTCATAG